AATCAATGCTTCTGGCAGCATCGAAGCAGACCTGTCGCGGAGCATCTATCAAAAACTCCATACGAATAACTGGCATACTTCATCCTCCTCCCGAAACGAAAAAAAGACAGGCAGCCCCCGTCTTCTTTTCTATCTTTGTCGTACGTATTGAAATTCCTAGGATGATATTTAAAAAGTCGTCCTTTCAGCACCGAGAAAGTGGCGAGAACCTGAAGAAGGAGGAGCGGAGTGTAGGGGACCTACATGAGCACCGGACTTCGAAGGTGAACGCCAATTTCGATGTCGAATGATCATCTAGAACTACATCGTGATCAAAGGACGACTTTTTAAATTTCCTTTACAGGTCGCGTCTGCCTTCCAATGCCTTGGTCAGCGTCACTTCATCGGCGTATTCCAAATCTCCACCCACTGGCAAGCCGTGAGCGATACGTGTCACACGAATGCCAAAAGGTTTAATCAACCGGGAAATGTACATCGCTGTCGCTTCCCCTTCGATATTCGGATTGGTCGCCAAAATGACTTCCTTCACCTGCTCGTCACCGAGGCGCTTCAACAGGTCAGGAATGCGAATATCCTCCGGGCCGATCCCATCCATAGGAGAAATCGCCCCGTGCAAAACGTGATAATACCCTTCAAACTCTCTGGTCTTTTCCATCGCTACCACGTCTCGCGGCTCTTGCACCACACAGATAACTGAACCGTCACGACGTTTGTCCCGACAAATATGACATGGATCGAGATCGGTAATATTGTTGCAGACTGAGCAATAATGAAGCTGACGCTTGGCATTGACCAATGCTTTTGCTAGATCAAGCACGTCGTCCTCTTTCATATTGAGCACAAAAAAGGCAAGCCGCCCAGCCGTTTTTGGACCAATGCCGGGCAATTTCATAAAACCATCAATGAGCTTTGAGACCGGTTCTGGATAAAACATCGCCTATTCCTCTTTTCCTGCCCAATTTTTAGAACAGGCCTGGGATGTTCATGCCTCCGGTAAATTTGCCCATTTCCTTGCCTACCATTTCATCTGCTTTGCGCAGGGCATCGTTCACAGCAGTGAGCACCAGGTCTTGCAGCATTTCTACATCTTCAGGGTCTACTACTTCTGGCTTGATCACGATGTCTTTGATTTGCTTATGTCCATCGATTTTCACAGTGATAGCACCGCCACCAGCAGAGCCTTCCACGATTCTTTCTTTCAAGCCTTCTTGCGCTTTTTGCATATCTTCCTGCATTTTTTTCACTTGCTTCATCATTTGTTGCATTTGCTGCATGTTTTTCATTGAGGTATCCTCCCTAAATGGTTATGAGTGTATGATTTAGTCTTTGACTTCCACAAGACCTTCTCCGACAAGCTTGATGGCTTCCGCCAAAAACGGGTCCTCTTCAGGCTCATCAGAAGCGTCTTTTTGACCAACCTGCTGGTCTACACTTTGCCACTCTTCCTCCATGACAGACAAGAGCTGCAAGGGCCTGCCCAGCACCGTAGACATAACGCGCTCGATCACGCTCCGAAGCTCTGCCTCCATCGTCTTATCGCAATGGATGGCACTGTTGAAGGTTACGACAACAGCTTCATTGCCGGCAGCTACCGGTTGACCATTGACTAGCCAAGCCTGGTACTGAATCTTGATCTTTTTCAGTTCGGTCAAAATTTGACTCCACTGCCCGCGCACCTGTCTCGTCAAATTCTCATCCATGGCCTTCGCGACTTCCCTGACTCTATTCATCGGGGTTCTTGAACCACCAGAAGCCGCAGCTATGCGCCTTGGTTCGTTCTTGCGCGTTTCTTCGGCCTTTTGTTGGCCAGGAATGCTCACCTGACCTTGCATCACTTGAACCAAACGCTCTTCCAAAACGCGGACGCGATTGGACATCGCGGTCAGTTCCTCGCTGTTAACGGGTGAGGCACCCATAGATTCCGTCGCATTCGCATTAGGCTGGCACATTTTGACAAGGGTCAGTTCAACCAGCACCCTTGCATAGGTCGACCATTTTAATTGCGACAAAGCCTGATTACAGGTCTCAATCGCTGCGTAAAGCACCGGAAACGAGTACAGCTTTGCAACCTCTGCAAACTGATCATCAATCATGGTCCGCTCGACAATCTCTTCCAACTGCGGCGCTGTCTTCAATAACAGCATATCGCGGTAATAGTAAAGGAAATCGTGCAGGAACTGCTCCGGGTCCTTCCCTTGCACCATGACTTTATCAAATTGCTCCATGACCTGCGCAATATCATTTTCGGCAATATGTCGCGCAAGCACAGAAAAGTAAGATTGGGCAACTGTGCCCGTAATCTGCATAATATCACTAGCACGAACCTCGTCCTTGCTATAGCTAATCGCTTGGTCCAACAAGCTAAGAGCATCACGGGCTCCACCTTCAGCCATCTTCGCTACGAGCTGCAGGGCCTGCTCCTCCACCTGCACCCCTTGTGATTGGCAAATCCTTTGCAAAAGATTGACCATCACGCTCAGAGGAATTCGGTGAAAATCAAAGCGCTGACAACGAGAGATAATCGTAGCTGGCAGCTTGTGCGGCTCTGTCGTCGCCAAAATAAAAATGACGTGGGACGGCGGTTCTTCGAGAGTTTTTAACAAAGCGTTAAATGCCTCTGTCGTCAGCATATGCACCTCATCGATGATGTACACTTTATACCTGACGTCGCTCGGGGCAAATTTCACTTTGTCGCGAATGTCGCGGATCTCTTCAACACCACGGTTGGATGCCGCGTCGATTTCCAGCACATCCGTTACAGAACCGTTGGAGATGGCTCTACACGTATCGCATTGATTGCATGGCTCGCCATCTATGGGCTGCTCGCAGTTCACTGCTTTCGCCATAATTTTGGCTGCACTTGTTTTTCCCGTACCTCGGGGACCGTTGAATAAATAGGCATGGGACAGCCTATTTTCGCGTAAAGCATTACGCAAGGTTGTCGTAACATGCTCTTGTCCGACTACGTCTTGAAAAGTCGTCGGTCGGTATACGCGGTATAGCGCGGTATAAGCCATGTTCGTGTGACACTCCCCATCTGCACAGTCCTCTTCTATATCCTATTCAGTATACACGATTGCCACCGTTCGTACAAAGTGAACGGACATGTCTCACTTAAAAAACGCCCCGTTCACAATTGTGCGGGACGCATTCTTCCTAATACGGCAGCATGATATGGAAGGTCGTCCCAAACCCTTTGGAGGAGACGCGGATTTGACCGCCAATATCGTGAATGATTTTTTGGCAGACAGACAATCCGAGCCCTGTTCCTTCCTCTTTTGTCGTAAAAAACGGATCAAAAATCTTATCAATAATGTAAAGCGGGATGCCCGGACCTGAATCGTGAATATCGATACTCACTTTGTCACCATCCTGATCAAAATGATGGGAAATCCGAAGCGACCCTTGCTCTCCCATAGCTTCTATTCCATTTTTGCAGATATTGATGAACACTTGCTTCAATAGCTCGTTATCCCCGACGACCATCGGAAGCTTACCGCGAGAGGCAAACTGGACATCAATTCCGTACAGATTCGCCTGTGACTCGACGATCGGCAAAATTTCCTCAAAAACGGTATTTAAGTCGACCATGGAATATTGAATATTACGCGGCTTGCTCAATAGTAGGAATTCACTGACTAAAGAATTGATGCGATTGATTTCGGTGAGCATGATTTCGGTGTACGTTTTCTCCCTGTCCATGCCGCTGTCACCGAATAACCTGAGGAACATTTGCAGAAATCCTTTGATCGAGGTAAGCGGATTGCGAATCTCGTGTGCTGTACCAGCAGCAATTTGCCCGATCATCGCCAAACGTTCATTCCGCTCGAGCTTTTGGGCGAAGGATCGCAGGTTTGTTATGTCTTTGAAAAGAATAAACGCCCCTACTGTTTTCCCTGACTCGTCTTGGAGCGTATTTGCGTCGACAATCAGCTCATAGCGTTGGTTGTCATTAGTCCAGGAAGTCGCGACATTTTGCAGCTTTACGCCTTCCAACAGTTCTTTTTTTATAAGCCGATGCGGTTCGGGAATGCCGCTAAATACTTGATCGACGTGTTTATTGATGACGTCCAGTCTCTCCATACCCAGCAGCTTGCACGCCGTCTGACTGGCTTCGATAATGATCGATTTCTCGTCGAGGATAAACAAGCCCATGCTTGTATCATAGGTCAGCTTGGTTAGCAATCGCTGTGACAAAAGCTGTTCGCTTTCTTTCACGAGTTGGGGAAAATGAATCATGTACAGAAGTTCTTCTGCTTGCTGTGCCATGATCATGACAGATGTGTTCCTACATCTTCCCTGTTTATCACACCATTCCAGTTCGACCTCGCCTTTGGTTCCCACTTCTTCTTCCTTTCGCAAATATTCCTCATACAGGTGCTCTATGGAACCTCGATGG
The window above is part of the Brevibacillus antibioticus genome. Proteins encoded here:
- the recR gene encoding recombination mediator RecR, which encodes MFYPEPVSKLIDGFMKLPGIGPKTAGRLAFFVLNMKEDDVLDLAKALVNAKRQLHYCSVCNNITDLDPCHICRDKRRDGSVICVVQEPRDVVAMEKTREFEGYYHVLHGAISPMDGIGPEDIRIPDLLKRLGDEQVKEVILATNPNIEGEATAMYISRLIKPFGIRVTRIAHGLPVGGDLEYADEVTLTKALEGRRDL
- a CDS encoding YbaB/EbfC family nucleoid-associated protein, coding for MQQMQQMMKQVKKMQEDMQKAQEGLKERIVEGSAGGGAITVKIDGHKQIKDIVIKPEVVDPEDVEMLQDLVLTAVNDALRKADEMVGKEMGKFTGGMNIPGLF
- the dnaX gene encoding DNA polymerase III subunit gamma/tau, whose product is MAYTALYRVYRPTTFQDVVGQEHVTTTLRNALRENRLSHAYLFNGPRGTGKTSAAKIMAKAVNCEQPIDGEPCNQCDTCRAISNGSVTDVLEIDAASNRGVEEIRDIRDKVKFAPSDVRYKVYIIDEVHMLTTEAFNALLKTLEEPPSHVIFILATTEPHKLPATIISRCQRFDFHRIPLSVMVNLLQRICQSQGVQVEEQALQLVAKMAEGGARDALSLLDQAISYSKDEVRASDIMQITGTVAQSYFSVLARHIAENDIAQVMEQFDKVMVQGKDPEQFLHDFLYYYRDMLLLKTAPQLEEIVERTMIDDQFAEVAKLYSFPVLYAAIETCNQALSQLKWSTYARVLVELTLVKMCQPNANATESMGASPVNSEELTAMSNRVRVLEERLVQVMQGQVSIPGQQKAEETRKNEPRRIAAASGGSRTPMNRVREVAKAMDENLTRQVRGQWSQILTELKKIKIQYQAWLVNGQPVAAGNEAVVVTFNSAIHCDKTMEAELRSVIERVMSTVLGRPLQLLSVMEEEWQSVDQQVGQKDASDEPEEDPFLAEAIKLVGEGLVEVKD
- a CDS encoding PAS domain-containing sensor histidine kinase; this translates as MSALSSLHLVGSSGRLQRFMHQLPTAVLLVNQAGSIVEVNEQLLRVTGYSRDQLVNQPISSLLPHRGSIEHLYEEYLRKEEEVGTKGEVELEWCDKQGRCRNTSVMIMAQQAEELLYMIHFPQLVKESEQLLSQRLLTKLTYDTSMGLFILDEKSIIIEASQTACKLLGMERLDVINKHVDQVFSGIPEPHRLIKKELLEGVKLQNVATSWTNDNQRYELIVDANTLQDESGKTVGAFILFKDITNLRSFAQKLERNERLAMIGQIAAGTAHEIRNPLTSIKGFLQMFLRLFGDSGMDREKTYTEIMLTEINRINSLVSEFLLLSKPRNIQYSMVDLNTVFEEILPIVESQANLYGIDVQFASRGKLPMVVGDNELLKQVFINICKNGIEAMGEQGSLRISHHFDQDGDKVSIDIHDSGPGIPLYIIDKIFDPFFTTKEEGTGLGLSVCQKIIHDIGGQIRVSSKGFGTTFHIMLPY